A region of Mesoplodon densirostris isolate mMesDen1 chromosome 11, mMesDen1 primary haplotype, whole genome shotgun sequence DNA encodes the following proteins:
- the GDF11 gene encoding growth/differentiation factor 11, with product MVLAAPLLLGFLLLALELRPRGEAAEGPAAAAAAAAAAGAGGERSSRPAPSVAPEPDGCPVCVWRQHSRELRLESIKSQILSKLRLKEAPNISREVVKQLLPKAPPLQQILDLHDFQGDALQPEDFLEEDEYHATTETVISMAQETDPAVQTDGSPLCCHFHFSPKVMFTKVLKAQLWVYLRPVPRPATVYLQILRLKPLTGEGTAGGGGGGRRHIRIRSLKIDLHSRSGHWQSIDFKQVLHSWFRQPQSNWGIEINAFDPSGTDLAVTSLGPGAEGLHPFMELRVLENTKRSRRNLGLDCDEHSSESRCCRYPLTVDFEAFGWDWIIAPKRYKANYCSGQCEYMFMQKYPHTHLVQQANPRGSAGPCCTPTKMSPINMLYFNDKQQIIYGKIPGMVVDRCGCS from the exons aTGGTGCTCGCGGCCCCGCTGCTGCTGGGCTTCCTGCTCCTCGCCCTGGAGCTGCGGCCCCGGGGGGAGGCGGCCGagggccccgcggcggcggcggcggcggcggcggcggcgggggccggGGGGGAGCGCTCGAGCCGGCCGGCCCCGTCCGTGGCGCCCGAGCCCGACGGCTGCCCCGTGTGCGTGTGGCGGCAGCACAGCCGCGAGCTGCGCCTGGAGAGCATCAAGTCGCAGATCTTGAGCAAACTGCGGCTCAAGGAGGCGCCCAACATCAGCCGCGAGGTGGTGAAGCAGCTGCTGCCCAAGGCGCCGCCGCTGCAGCAGATCCTGGACCTGCACGACTTCCAGGGCGACGCTCTGCAGCccgaggacttcctggaggaggacgAGTACCACGCCACCACCGAGACTGTCATTAGCATGGCCCAGGAGA CCGACCCTGCGGTGCAGACAGATGGCAGCCCTCTCTGCTGCCATTTCCACTTCAGCCCCAAGGTGATGTTCACAAAGGTACTGAAGGCCCAgctgtgggtttatctccggcCTGTGCCCCGTCCAGCCACAGTCTACCTGCAGATCTTGCGACTGAAACCCCTAACTGGGGAAGGGACCgcagggggagggggcggaggcCGGCGTCACATCCGTATCCGCTCGCTCAAAATTGACCTGCACTCACGCTCCGGCCACTGGCAAAGCATCGACTTCAAGCAAGTACTACATAGCTGGTTCCGccagccacagagcaactggggcATCGAGATCAACGCCTTTGATCCCAGTGGCACAGACCTGGCTGTCACCTCCCTGGGGCCGGGAGCCGAGGGGCTG catCCTTTCATGGAGCTTCGAGTCCTAGAGAACACAAAACGGTCCCGGCGGAACCTGGGCCTGGACTGCGATGAGCACTCAAGTGAGTCCCGCTGCTGCCGATACCCCCTCACTGTGGACTTCGAGGCTTTTGGCTGGGATTGGATCATCGCACCTAAACGCTACAAGGCCAACTACTGCTCCGGCCAGTGCGAGTACATGTTCATGCAAAAGTATCCGCACACCCACTTGGTGCAACAGGCTAACCCAagaggctctgctgggccctgCTGTACCCCCACCAAGATGTCCCCAATCAACATGCTCTACTTCAATGACAAGCAGCAGATTATCTACGGCAAGATCCCTGGCATGGTGGTGGATCGCTGTGGCTGCTCCTAA